A stretch of the Bacillus sp. FJAT-18017 genome encodes the following:
- the rho gene encoding transcription termination factor Rho encodes MELTITSLENMKLKELYELARQYKVSYYSKLTKKELIFSILKARAEEQGFFFMEGVLEIIQSEGFGFLRPINYSPSSEDIYISASQIRRFDLRNGDKVSGKVRPPKESERYYGLLHVEAVNGENPESAKERVHFPALTALYPDRQVKLETTPKYLSTRIMDLVAPVGFGQRGLIVAPPKAGKTMLLKEIANSITTNHPEAELIVLLIDERPEEVTDIERSVAGDVVSSTFDEVPENHIKVAELVLERAMRLVEHKKDVIILMDSITRLARAYNLVIPPSGRTLSGGIDPAAFHRPKRFFGAARNIEEGGSLTILATALVDTGSRMDDVIYEEFKGTGNMELHLDRSLAEKRIFPALDIRRSGTRKEELLLPKDHLDKLWAIRKSMSDSPDFAERFLKKLRQTKSNEEFFAQVGEEMKASTSRRQQS; translated from the coding sequence TAAAAGCTCGCGCGGAAGAGCAAGGGTTTTTCTTTATGGAAGGCGTCCTGGAAATCATCCAGTCGGAGGGATTTGGTTTCCTTCGCCCGATCAACTATTCCCCAAGCTCGGAGGATATATATATTTCCGCTTCGCAAATCCGCCGTTTTGACTTAAGGAATGGGGACAAAGTATCTGGAAAGGTAAGGCCTCCAAAAGAAAGTGAGCGCTATTATGGACTTCTCCATGTAGAAGCAGTCAATGGTGAAAATCCTGAATCTGCAAAAGAACGAGTTCACTTCCCGGCATTGACGGCTCTGTATCCTGATAGGCAAGTCAAACTGGAAACAACTCCAAAGTATCTTTCCACTCGGATTATGGATCTGGTTGCACCTGTCGGGTTTGGCCAGCGTGGTTTAATTGTTGCACCGCCAAAGGCAGGCAAGACGATGCTATTAAAGGAAATTGCCAACAGCATAACAACCAATCATCCGGAAGCGGAACTGATTGTGCTTTTAATCGATGAGCGCCCTGAGGAAGTAACCGATATCGAGAGGTCTGTAGCCGGCGATGTCGTAAGTTCAACTTTTGACGAAGTTCCGGAAAATCATATAAAGGTTGCGGAACTTGTACTGGAACGGGCAATGAGACTTGTTGAACATAAGAAAGATGTCATTATCCTAATGGATAGCATTACCCGGCTGGCGAGGGCGTATAACCTTGTCATCCCGCCTAGTGGCCGTACCCTGTCAGGCGGTATCGACCCTGCTGCATTCCACCGTCCAAAACGTTTCTTTGGTGCTGCAAGGAATATCGAAGAGGGAGGCAGCTTGACTATCCTTGCTACAGCTCTTGTTGATACAGGTTCAAGGATGGATGATGTCATTTATGAGGAATTCAAGGGTACAGGAAATATGGAGCTTCATCTTGACCGTTCACTTGCGGAGAAAAGAATATTCCCTGCCCTCGATATCCGCCGTTCTGGAACAAGAAAGGAAGAGCTGCTCCTGCCGAAGGACCATCTTGACAAACTCTGGGCTATCAGGAAGTCAATGTCCGACAGTCCTGATTTTGCGGAGCGCTTCCTGAAAAAGCTAAGGCAAACAAAATCAAATGAGGAATTTTTTGCTCAAGTTGGCGAAGAAATGAAAGCTAGCACCTCAAGAAGACAACAATCATAA
- the rpmE gene encoding 50S ribosomal protein L31, whose product MKAGIHPNYKTVKVTCACGNTFETGSVKNEIRVETCSECHPFYTGRQKFAEAGGRVDRFNKKYGIKQEQQQ is encoded by the coding sequence ATGAAAGCAGGAATTCATCCAAATTATAAGACAGTTAAGGTGACTTGCGCTTGCGGTAACACGTTTGAAACAGGATCTGTTAAAAACGAGATTCGTGTTGAAACTTGCTCCGAGTGCCATCCTTTCTATACAGGCCGTCAAAAATTCGCTGAAGCTGGCGGACGTGTTGACCGCTTCAACAAGAAATACGGCATTAAGCAAGAGCAACAGCAATAA
- a CDS encoding thymidine kinase, with the protein MYVMKQSGWVEVICGSMFSGKSEELIRRVRRAQFAKQKIAVFKPKIDNRYSEESVVSHNGSSFIAMPIAHSTAIFDYIDVETDLIAIDEVQFFDEEIVNVIQHLANSGYRVIAAGLDQDFRGEPFGKMPELMAIAELVTKLQAVCAVCGSPASRTQRLIDGRPASYDDPVILVGASEAYEPRCRHHHEVPNTAVAVKEVEIDNKTKAL; encoded by the coding sequence ATGTACGTAATGAAGCAAAGCGGTTGGGTTGAAGTCATTTGCGGCAGCATGTTTTCGGGGAAGTCGGAGGAATTGATCCGAAGGGTACGCCGTGCTCAGTTCGCGAAGCAAAAAATTGCTGTTTTTAAGCCGAAAATTGATAACCGCTACAGTGAGGAGTCTGTGGTTTCCCACAATGGTTCCTCGTTTATTGCGATGCCTATTGCTCATTCCACAGCCATTTTTGATTATATTGATGTTGAAACGGATCTTATTGCTATTGATGAAGTCCAGTTTTTTGATGAGGAAATTGTCAATGTGATTCAGCATCTTGCGAATAGCGGATACAGGGTAATTGCCGCAGGACTTGACCAGGATTTTCGGGGGGAGCCTTTTGGCAAAATGCCTGAATTGATGGCGATTGCCGAGTTGGTTACAAAGCTTCAAGCTGTCTGTGCCGTCTGTGGATCGCCTGCAAGCAGGACGCAGCGCCTAATTGATGGCCGCCCAGCTTCATATGATGACCCCGTCATTCTTGTAGGTGCGTCAGAAGCTTATGAACCGCGCTGCAGGCATCATCACGAGGTCCCCAACACAGCTGTTGCTGTAAAAGAAGTTGAAATTGATAATAAGACAAAAGCGTTATAA
- a CDS encoding cation diffusion facilitator family transporter, translating into MVTFVELLKKGNKSSGIAALANTVLAIIKGIAAMISGSGTMMATTLHSVADATNQAFVFIGSAIAEKTPTRKFPTGFGRVVNLFVLIAVIVISIMSYETLIKGWELIQHPKESGNFWLNVLVLSAAVALDGLVLVKAMKEIVHETRSEAKGMAIVSSAFKNVRLAAPPTRLVFYEDIIATLGALLALGAVILSKTTGLLFLDGVGTLLIGLMLFGIAIKIGFENTIGLIGVAAPKAIEDRVAATILADPDIDDIKQMRIIQEGRRYHIEGYIELKRGFTLAVADDIKFRVRDKLLTDPDIGDVTIGILETDGIKDWKPAPEE; encoded by the coding sequence ATTGTGACCTTTGTGGAACTTTTAAAAAAAGGGAACAAATCCTCCGGAATTGCAGCTCTTGCCAATACAGTGCTTGCTATAATTAAAGGAATTGCTGCAATGATTAGCGGGAGTGGAACAATGATGGCAACCACGCTCCATTCAGTGGCAGATGCAACCAATCAGGCATTTGTGTTTATTGGAAGCGCGATTGCCGAAAAGACACCAACCCGTAAGTTTCCGACAGGTTTCGGGCGGGTTGTTAACTTGTTTGTATTAATTGCAGTCATTGTCATTTCCATTATGTCCTATGAAACATTAATAAAAGGCTGGGAACTGATTCAGCATCCGAAAGAGTCAGGAAACTTTTGGCTAAACGTTCTTGTTCTCTCCGCTGCTGTCGCTCTGGATGGTTTGGTTCTTGTAAAAGCAATGAAGGAAATTGTCCATGAAACTCGGAGCGAAGCTAAGGGAATGGCCATTGTTTCTTCTGCTTTTAAGAATGTCCGTCTCGCTGCCCCTCCAACCAGGCTTGTTTTTTATGAGGATATTATTGCAACCCTGGGAGCTTTGCTCGCCCTCGGAGCCGTTATCCTTTCTAAAACTACAGGTCTTCTATTCCTCGATGGAGTTGGGACACTCTTGATTGGTTTGATGTTATTTGGAATAGCAATTAAGATTGGCTTTGAAAATACAATTGGGCTGATTGGTGTCGCAGCTCCTAAAGCAATTGAAGACAGGGTAGCAGCGACCATTCTTGCCGATCCAGATATTGACGATATCAAGCAAATGCGTATCATCCAGGAAGGAAGGAGATATCATATCGAAGGTTATATTGAGCTAAAACGAGGTTTCACACTCGCAGTAGCAGATGATATAAAATTCAGAGTCAGGGATAAACTGCTTACCGACCCCGATATTGGGGACGTCACAATTGGAATTCTAGAAACAGATGGCATAAAGGATTGGAAACCAGCGCCTGAAGAATAG
- the prfA gene encoding peptide chain release factor 1 — MFDRLQSVEDRYEKLNELLSDPDVISDSKKLREYSKEQSDIQETVQVYREYKSAREQLQDAKVMLEEKMDADMKEMVKEEVSELSTQLEELEARLKLLLIPKDPNDDKNVIFEIRGAAGGDEAALFAGDLYRMYSRYAEAQGWKTEVMDASPTGLGGFKEIIFMINGQGAYSRLKYENGAHRVQRVPETESGGRIHTSTATVACLPEAEEVEIELHDKDIRFDTFASSGAGGQSVNTTMSAVRLTHIPTGITVSMQDEKSQHKNRDKAMKILRARVYDKFQQEAQAEYDQVRKSAVGTGDRSERIRTYNFPQNRVTDHRIGLTLQKLDIILEGKLDEIIDALILEDQSQKLEDASNV, encoded by the coding sequence GTGTTTGATCGTCTTCAATCTGTTGAGGATCGTTATGAAAAGCTGAATGAGCTTTTAAGCGATCCGGACGTTATTAGTGACTCCAAAAAGCTCCGTGAATATTCCAAGGAGCAGTCAGATATACAGGAAACAGTACAAGTTTATCGAGAATATAAGTCTGCGCGTGAACAGCTCCAGGATGCAAAGGTGATGCTGGAGGAAAAGATGGATGCTGATATGAAAGAAATGGTGAAGGAAGAAGTCAGTGAGCTTTCTACGCAACTTGAGGAGTTGGAGGCAAGGCTGAAGCTTCTCCTTATCCCGAAAGACCCGAACGATGACAAGAATGTTATCTTTGAAATCCGCGGCGCCGCTGGCGGAGATGAAGCTGCATTGTTTGCCGGAGACCTTTACCGTATGTACAGCCGCTATGCGGAGGCACAAGGCTGGAAGACGGAGGTAATGGATGCGAGCCCAACCGGACTTGGCGGATTTAAAGAAATTATCTTCATGATAAATGGCCAGGGGGCTTATTCCAGGCTTAAGTATGAAAATGGCGCCCACCGTGTCCAGCGTGTTCCAGAAACAGAATCAGGCGGAAGGATTCATACATCCACTGCTACTGTTGCATGCCTTCCTGAAGCGGAAGAGGTGGAAATTGAACTCCACGACAAGGATATTCGATTTGATACCTTTGCATCGAGCGGTGCGGGTGGCCAGTCTGTCAACACGACTATGTCTGCCGTCCGTCTTACTCATATTCCAACAGGAATAACAGTATCAATGCAGGATGAAAAGTCCCAGCACAAGAACCGGGACAAGGCGATGAAAATTCTCCGTGCTCGTGTGTATGACAAGTTCCAGCAGGAAGCTCAAGCGGAGTATGATCAGGTGCGAAAATCTGCTGTTGGAACCGGTGACCGTTCGGAGCGGATCCGTACCTATAACTTCCCGCAAAACCGTGTGACAGATCACCGTATTGGCCTGACACTCCAAAAGTTGGACATTATCCTCGAAGGAAAGCTTGATGAAATTATCGATGCATTGATTCTTGAGGATCAGTCCCAGAAGCTGGAAGATGCCTCAAATGTGTAA
- the prmC gene encoding peptide chain release factor N(5)-glutamine methyltransferase produces MCKKVFEALNWASSFLKEAGREEFAGELLLRHVTGMTRTQLFASMRDELPEEQFMAFQASVKEHAAGRPVQYIIGYEEFYGRKFIVNAEVLIPRPETEELVDGAISRIRKMFGSPEDLELADIGTGSGAIAITMKLELPGLCVTATDIAADSLKVAQKNALALGADIIFIQGDLLEPVIASGRKLDVLLSNPPYIPDNDKSWMSDVVTEHEPHRALFAGADGLDFYRRFMEQLPMVLKKRSLVGFEIGAGQGEAVAELARRTFPQGSVEVVHDINGRDRMVYVCNK; encoded by the coding sequence ATGTGTAAAAAAGTGTTTGAAGCCCTGAACTGGGCTTCTTCTTTTTTAAAAGAGGCGGGTCGAGAGGAATTTGCCGGAGAACTGCTGCTGCGGCATGTAACAGGCATGACGAGGACCCAGCTGTTTGCATCAATGCGTGATGAGCTGCCAGAGGAACAATTTATGGCATTCCAGGCTTCCGTAAAGGAGCATGCAGCGGGGAGGCCAGTTCAATATATTATTGGCTACGAGGAATTCTATGGACGGAAATTTATAGTCAACGCGGAAGTATTGATACCACGTCCCGAAACGGAAGAGCTGGTTGATGGCGCAATCAGTAGGATAAGGAAGATGTTTGGCAGCCCTGAAGACTTGGAGTTAGCGGATATTGGTACTGGAAGCGGGGCAATCGCCATCACTATGAAGCTGGAGCTTCCGGGGCTGTGTGTAACTGCTACGGATATTGCAGCTGATTCATTGAAGGTTGCTCAAAAAAATGCACTAGCGCTTGGGGCAGATATTATCTTTATACAAGGCGATCTCTTGGAGCCCGTCATAGCATCAGGGAGAAAGTTGGATGTTCTACTTTCAAACCCTCCGTATATTCCGGATAACGACAAATCATGGATGTCTGATGTGGTAACAGAACATGAACCGCACCGGGCTTTGTTCGCAGGAGCTGATGGGCTTGATTTTTACAGGCGTTTTATGGAACAGCTTCCGATGGTGCTAAAAAAACGTTCGCTGGTTGGCTTTGAAATAGGAGCAGGGCAAGGGGAGGCGGTTGCTGAGCTTGCTAGGAGAACCTTTCCACAAGGATCGGTGGAAGTTGTTCATGACATAAATGGAAGAGATCGTATGGTTTACGTTTGTAACAAGTGA
- the spoIIR gene encoding stage II sporulation protein R: protein MNSKLLVWLYLVVLSIGTIANLYMPKVKASGQEEIVIPGEAIRLRILANSDRKLDQELKRKVRDEVNVKIAEWVGDLTSLDEARETIKNKIPEIEKIARNILEENGSKQEAKAEFGLVKFPTKLYGQFLYPAGEYEAILITLGEGKGANWWCVLYPPLCFLDFSSGTAIASPGFKEEGEVAEPVIDEVSQEEKLGPETDKDETSDDKDVHDKEQAEDKKQGVTEKTGNEKPVFTPEDEQAVKVKFFVVELWENLMN, encoded by the coding sequence ATGAACAGTAAACTTCTCGTATGGTTATATTTAGTTGTACTCTCAATTGGCACCATTGCCAATTTATATATGCCAAAGGTGAAAGCTTCCGGACAGGAGGAGATTGTTATTCCTGGGGAGGCAATCAGGCTAAGAATTTTAGCCAATAGTGACCGAAAACTGGATCAGGAACTCAAGCGGAAGGTTCGCGATGAGGTGAATGTAAAAATTGCAGAATGGGTTGGCGATTTAACATCACTTGATGAGGCAAGGGAAACCATTAAAAACAAAATACCAGAAATAGAGAAAATTGCTCGAAATATTTTGGAGGAAAATGGCTCTAAACAAGAAGCAAAAGCTGAATTTGGCCTAGTGAAGTTTCCTACTAAATTATATGGACAGTTTTTATATCCAGCTGGGGAATATGAAGCTATTTTGATTACTCTTGGTGAGGGTAAAGGGGCAAATTGGTGGTGTGTCCTGTACCCGCCACTGTGCTTTCTGGATTTTTCAAGTGGCACTGCAATAGCATCTCCGGGTTTTAAAGAGGAAGGAGAAGTGGCTGAACCAGTAATAGATGAAGTTTCTCAAGAAGAGAAGCTAGGGCCAGAGACCGATAAGGATGAAACGTCTGACGATAAAGATGTTCATGATAAAGAACAAGCCGAGGATAAAAAACAGGGCGTAACAGAGAAAACCGGGAATGAAAAACCTGTATTCACCCCTGAAGATGAGCAGGCAGTTAAAGTGAAATTCTTTGTTGTGGAATTATGGGAAAACCTTATGAATTAG
- a CDS encoding GNAT family N-acetyltransferase, whose amino-acid sequence MQLTIRRGEKTDFTKMVEFLTKAGLSTEGLTEELQGGVILAEDREWIRGCLGMEQYGSSGLLRSLAISPGMGEQDLLAMFEQMLLLAAERNITALFLATNKRNAIPFFEMIGFKKIVKNELPSEFFNSIHVLNVLSINNSIFLKYSL is encoded by the coding sequence ATGCAGTTAACAATAAGACGCGGGGAAAAAACGGATTTTACTAAGATGGTTGAATTTTTAACAAAGGCTGGATTAAGCACAGAGGGTTTGACTGAAGAACTGCAGGGCGGCGTTATATTGGCTGAAGATAGGGAATGGATAAGAGGATGCCTGGGCATGGAGCAGTATGGAAGCAGCGGATTGCTCCGATCTTTAGCGATTTCCCCTGGCATGGGTGAACAGGATTTACTGGCAATGTTTGAACAAATGCTGCTGCTGGCTGCTGAACGAAATATAACAGCTCTATTTCTGGCAACAAATAAACGAAATGCAATTCCATTTTTTGAAATGATAGGATTCAAAAAGATCGTCAAAAACGAATTGCCTTCTGAATTTTTCAATTCTATCCATGTGCTGAATGTTTTAAGTATAAACAATTCCATTTTCTTGAAATATTCTTTATAA
- a CDS encoding L-threonylcarbamoyladenylate synthase, producing the protein MDTIIWTVDNVLEDLDKIKQAAALLEANEAVAFPTETVYGLGGNAESDDAVEKIFQAKGRPSDNPLIIHIADKIQMKRFVADLPEVAEKLIEAFWPGPLTLILHKKEGVLSEKATAGLGTVGVRMPDHPVALAILKESALPIAAPSANSSGKPSPTTARHVADDLNGRIAGILDGGTTGVGVESTVLDCTSPIPAILRPGGITFEQLEAVIGKVEIDPALRSEDSKPKAPGMKYRHYAPEAPLYLVDGNREFLQAAAANYIQDGKRVGILATEETAGGYDANIVLACGRRDNLETVAAALYDTLRIFNEHELDIILSETFPEAGVGHAIMNRLMKAAGNKVIHE; encoded by the coding sequence ATGGATACAATTATATGGACTGTAGATAACGTCCTTGAAGATTTAGATAAAATTAAACAGGCTGCAGCGCTTCTCGAAGCTAACGAAGCGGTGGCTTTTCCGACTGAAACTGTCTACGGGCTCGGCGGCAATGCTGAAAGCGATGATGCGGTCGAAAAAATATTTCAAGCAAAAGGCCGGCCGTCTGATAATCCGCTTATCATTCACATTGCTGATAAAATCCAAATGAAAAGATTTGTAGCAGATCTGCCCGAGGTGGCGGAAAAACTTATAGAGGCATTTTGGCCGGGCCCCTTGACTCTTATTTTGCATAAGAAAGAGGGCGTATTATCTGAAAAGGCAACTGCAGGTCTTGGAACTGTCGGTGTAAGGATGCCGGATCACCCTGTTGCTCTGGCAATTCTTAAGGAATCGGCGCTTCCAATTGCTGCGCCAAGCGCTAATAGTTCAGGAAAGCCAAGTCCGACTACAGCACGCCATGTTGCGGATGATTTGAATGGGAGGATAGCCGGTATCCTCGATGGGGGGACAACTGGAGTTGGTGTGGAATCAACAGTCTTGGATTGTACCAGCCCCATTCCTGCTATTCTTAGGCCAGGAGGCATTACCTTTGAACAGCTAGAAGCAGTTATCGGAAAAGTAGAGATCGATCCTGCCCTCCGAAGTGAAGATTCGAAACCAAAAGCACCCGGAATGAAGTATCGACACTATGCACCTGAAGCTCCGCTATATCTTGTGGATGGCAATAGGGAATTCCTTCAGGCAGCCGCGGCGAATTATATACAGGACGGAAAGCGTGTGGGAATTTTAGCAACGGAAGAAACTGCAGGGGGATATGATGCTAACATCGTCCTTGCGTGTGGCAGGAGAGACAATCTTGAAACCGTGGCAGCCGCACTTTATGATACCTTGAGAATTTTCAATGAACACGAACTTGATATCATCCTAAGTGAAACTTTTCCTGAAGCAGGAGTCGGCCACGCTATTATGAACAGGCTGATGAAGGCAGCCGGAAATAAAGTGATACATGAGTGA
- a CDS encoding manganese efflux pump MntP — protein MSSLVGEIATLLLMAFALGMDAFSVGLGMGMYRLRLRQIFKIGITIGIFHVWMPLVGMIAGRFLSEQFGSFASLIGGLLLILLGIQMIWAGLRKGQESIITPIGLGLLFFALSVSLDSFSVGLTLGIYGARTVAAIVCFGFAATVMTWLGLLIGRKVQGWLGSYSESLGGIILLAFGIKLLLPL, from the coding sequence ATGTCGTCATTAGTTGGGGAAATTGCAACGCTGCTTTTAATGGCGTTCGCACTTGGGATGGATGCATTTTCAGTTGGGCTGGGGATGGGTATGTACAGGCTCAGGCTCCGCCAGATTTTTAAAATCGGCATTACGATAGGTATTTTTCATGTTTGGATGCCTCTCGTTGGCATGATCGCAGGCAGGTTCCTGTCCGAGCAATTTGGCTCGTTTGCATCGTTAATCGGCGGATTGCTGCTGATCCTGCTCGGTATTCAAATGATTTGGGCTGGATTGAGAAAAGGGCAGGAAAGCATTATTACACCCATTGGTTTAGGCTTGTTGTTTTTTGCCTTAAGTGTCAGTCTCGACAGCTTCTCAGTCGGGCTTACATTAGGGATTTATGGAGCCAGGACCGTGGCAGCAATTGTCTGTTTTGGTTTTGCGGCAACAGTAATGACATGGTTGGGTCTATTAATAGGGAGGAAGGTTCAGGGCTGGCTCGGCTCCTATAGTGAGTCACTTGGCGGCATCATATTGCTGGCCTTTGGCATTAAACTTCTGCTTCCCTTATAA
- a CDS encoding low molecular weight protein arginine phosphatase, translating to MHRVLFVCTGNTCRSPMAEAILKSKNHEGVEVRSAGVYAMDGASASSNSITVMNENSITHNHQSSLLTRADVEWATVILAMTLSHKQAIISNFPQASSKTFTLKAFAGEDGYPDVSDPYGGDVDVYRATFAELERLIDKAMSRLLKK from the coding sequence ATGCATCGTGTGTTGTTTGTCTGTACGGGCAATACGTGCCGAAGCCCAATGGCTGAGGCTATTCTGAAAAGTAAGAACCATGAAGGCGTTGAGGTGAGATCTGCTGGCGTCTATGCAATGGACGGAGCTTCTGCTTCATCGAATTCTATAACCGTTATGAATGAAAATAGTATAACCCATAACCATCAATCAAGTCTGCTTACCCGTGCTGATGTGGAATGGGCTACGGTCATTCTGGCTATGACGCTCTCGCATAAACAGGCGATTATATCCAACTTTCCGCAGGCTTCTTCCAAAACCTTTACCCTAAAAGCATTTGCGGGGGAGGATGGCTATCCGGATGTGAGTGACCCATATGGAGGCGACGTGGATGTGTATCGGGCGACATTTGCGGAGTTAGAGCGGCTCATTGATAAGGCGATGAGCCGGCTGCTGAAAAAGTAA
- the rpiB gene encoding ribose 5-phosphate isomerase B encodes MKVALASDHGGVNIRKEIASLLEELNIEYKDFGCECSTSVDYPDYALPVAEKVASGEFDRGILICGTGIGMSIAANKVKGIRCALVHDTFSAKATREHNDTNMLAMGERVIGPGLARDIAQIWLTTEFTGGRHANRVGKITEYEKKNQ; translated from the coding sequence ATGAAAGTAGCACTTGCTTCAGACCATGGAGGGGTGAATATCCGAAAGGAAATTGCATCCCTTTTAGAAGAATTAAATATTGAATATAAGGATTTTGGCTGTGAATGCAGCACATCGGTCGATTATCCGGATTATGCCTTGCCTGTGGCAGAGAAGGTTGCTTCTGGAGAGTTTGATAGGGGAATTCTGATTTGTGGGACTGGAATCGGTATGAGTATCGCCGCAAATAAGGTGAAGGGCATTCGCTGTGCACTTGTCCATGATACTTTTAGCGCAAAAGCAACAAGGGAACACAATGACACGAATATGCTTGCCATGGGTGAGCGGGTCATCGGACCTGGCCTAGCCAGGGATATCGCGCAAATTTGGCTGACCACTGAATTCACGGGCGGCCGACATGCCAACCGGGTTGGCAAAATTACTGAATACGAAAAGAAAAACCAATAG
- a CDS encoding TIGR01440 family protein: MSDTIEELEQELSEILEAFIDQVNLRSGSLMVVGCSTSEVAGKRIGTAGTMEIAELIYRQLDKFRDKTGVKLAFQCCEHLNRALIVERTTASDHNLEEVSVVPVRHAGGAMATYAFNRMEDAVVVESIQAEAGIDIGETLIGMHLKRVAVPVRVGRRRLGEANVTLAKTRPKLIGGPRAVYERTSENLSCT, from the coding sequence ATGTCAGATACAATTGAAGAACTTGAACAGGAGTTATCGGAAATCCTCGAAGCGTTTATAGACCAAGTGAATCTTCGTTCTGGAAGCCTGATGGTAGTTGGCTGCAGTACTAGCGAGGTTGCTGGAAAGAGAATCGGGACAGCCGGGACAATGGAAATTGCTGAACTAATTTATCGGCAGCTGGACAAGTTCCGAGATAAAACAGGGGTGAAACTGGCATTTCAGTGTTGTGAGCACTTAAATCGAGCTTTGATAGTTGAAAGGACAACCGCCAGTGACCACAATCTGGAAGAAGTGTCTGTTGTACCTGTTCGCCATGCCGGCGGTGCCATGGCTACATATGCCTTTAATAGGATGGAAGATGCTGTTGTAGTTGAATCAATTCAGGCAGAAGCTGGAATTGATATTGGTGAAACTTTGATAGGTATGCATTTGAAGCGAGTTGCGGTTCCTGTCAGGGTGGGACGAAGAAGGCTTGGGGAAGCTAACGTAACCTTGGCTAAAACGAGGCCAAAGCTAATCGGAGGCCCGCGGGCTGTCTACGAGCGGACATCAGAGAATCTTTCCTGCACCTGA